The Virgibacillus phasianinus genome includes a window with the following:
- a CDS encoding selenium metabolism-associated LysR family transcriptional regulator encodes MNYERLKAFIAVAERKNFSEAAKILFVTQPTITSQIKALEEELGTKLFERTTKKVKMTQSAVILYKYARDIIRLSDSARKELVKTEDVMHGDLSMGCSFTIGEYILPVYLKKFKDLYPLIQMSVNITNSNNIVTSLKDQLVDVGLIETPIDDPQIMVEPFLADELVLIASANYFSNNEQNISADQLKQVPLIFREQGSGTRAVVEHHLNKAGISMDELNVVMELGSTEAIKSAVESGLGVSIISRNTIIKEQKLKLLTAYSIEGISFYRYFYIACRKDQILKSTTDLFVDELRKMTCEQEAGVS; translated from the coding sequence ATGAACTATGAACGATTAAAGGCCTTTATTGCAGTTGCTGAAAGAAAGAACTTTTCAGAAGCCGCAAAAATACTATTTGTCACTCAACCTACTATCACCTCACAAATTAAAGCATTAGAAGAAGAATTGGGTACCAAATTATTCGAACGCACAACGAAGAAGGTTAAAATGACCCAATCGGCAGTTATTTTATATAAATATGCGCGGGATATTATTCGTCTAAGTGACTCCGCACGAAAAGAACTTGTCAAAACCGAGGATGTCATGCACGGTGATTTAAGTATGGGGTGCAGTTTCACAATTGGCGAATATATTCTCCCGGTGTATTTAAAGAAATTCAAGGATCTGTACCCATTAATCCAGATGAGTGTAAACATTACTAATTCCAACAACATCGTCACCAGCCTGAAGGATCAGCTGGTGGATGTCGGTTTAATTGAAACACCGATTGATGACCCACAGATTATGGTCGAGCCGTTTCTTGCTGATGAGCTGGTTTTAATCGCTTCAGCTAACTATTTTTCAAATAACGAGCAAAACATATCAGCCGATCAGTTAAAACAAGTGCCGCTGATTTTTCGCGAACAAGGTTCTGGTACCCGTGCGGTTGTCGAACACCATTTGAATAAGGCGGGAATATCCATGGATGAGTTGAATGTAGTAATGGAACTTGGGAGTACGGAAGCCATTAAATCGGCTGTTGAATCTGGATTAGGTGTTTCGATTATTTCCAGAAACACAATCATTAAGGAACAAAAGCTGAAATTATTGACTGCATATTCGATTGAGGGGATATCCTTTTACCGCTATTTCTATATAGCCTGTCGCAAGGATCAAATTTTAAAGTCAACAACAGATTTATTTGTTGATGAATTAAGAAAAATGACCTGTGAACAGGAGGCAGGTGTATCTTAA
- a CDS encoding GntR family transcriptional regulator, producing the protein MPLDYKSSIPLHIQLKIIIERKVAEGTFNDQIPSERQFMEEYAVSRSTVREAINLLVREGILEKRHGKGTFVSLKPIHDWLGNLSSTTETILQMGMKPGAKLITHFKTTPSAYIQERTGFKEAYFIKRVRYADDTPIGVEHHYYPVKLGMDLIEYDLENATLYDLVQNELGIQFAEADQTIGSGQLLPVDQEYVTVPQGAHALIAERVIKDQQGKIIEMEEAYYRSDMYTFKINLSRKFG; encoded by the coding sequence GTGCCACTTGATTATAAGAGTTCTATACCACTGCATATTCAATTGAAAATAATTATCGAACGAAAGGTGGCAGAGGGAACTTTTAATGACCAGATTCCTAGTGAACGGCAGTTTATGGAGGAATATGCTGTTAGTCGAAGTACAGTCAGGGAAGCTATTAACCTTTTAGTTCGGGAGGGGATACTTGAAAAAAGGCATGGAAAGGGTACGTTTGTCTCATTGAAACCGATTCATGATTGGCTTGGCAACCTAAGCAGTACAACTGAAACCATTCTTCAGATGGGGATGAAACCAGGAGCAAAATTAATTACCCATTTTAAAACAACCCCATCAGCCTACATTCAGGAACGTACAGGCTTTAAGGAAGCCTATTTTATCAAACGGGTGCGCTATGCTGATGATACTCCTATTGGTGTGGAGCATCATTACTATCCTGTAAAGCTTGGAATGGATTTAATCGAATATGACCTGGAAAATGCTACATTGTATGATTTAGTACAAAATGAACTTGGTATCCAGTTTGCGGAGGCTGACCAGACAATAGGAAGTGGTCAACTTTTACCTGTTGATCAGGAATATGTAACGGTACCACAGGGGGCTCATGCACTAATAGCGGAGCGGGTCATCAAGGATCAGCAAGGTAAAATTATTGAAATGGAAGAAGCCTATTATCGGAGTGACATGTATACATTTAAAATAAATTTATCGCGGAAATTTGGCTAA
- a CDS encoding aminotransferase: protein MKTKTEMGNVVEQAVPQLWNAMHRYNPEAQQTVAVSGDGAWFTDEAGNRYLDGVSGLWCLNLGHGQQEIVDAAAEQMKNLSYFPLIMSHGPAIKLAAKISELLGEDYQTFFSNSGSEANETAFKIARQYHKQTGNPEKFKFISRYRGYHGSTLGALSATAQANRRVKYDPGVPGFLHVYPPYSYRSIFGGEPEESDLKAAQLLEEMINWEGEETVAAFIMEPFISGGGVIIPSMKYIQRVAEICKKHNVLLIMDEVVSGYGRTGEIFGFKHAEGVQPDIVTMAKGLTSGYLPLGATAVKSEIYDAFKDAGKDNHFRHVSTYGGHPAACAVALKNIEIIERDNIVDRVRKLGKSKLGELHQLIDHENVGEVRQVGFLLGLEMVTDKQSKVPLDDAKMGEIIGKCKEKGLIIGRNGDTVPGQNNVIIVAPPLTSTEDDLDFLVETVQSVIGGL, encoded by the coding sequence ATGAAGACAAAAACGGAAATGGGTAATGTTGTGGAACAGGCGGTACCGCAGTTATGGAATGCGATGCACCGCTATAATCCGGAGGCACAGCAAACGGTGGCAGTATCGGGAGATGGAGCATGGTTCACCGATGAGGCTGGCAACCGTTACTTGGATGGTGTGTCAGGGTTATGGTGCTTAAATTTAGGCCATGGACAGCAGGAAATTGTTGATGCGGCTGCTGAACAGATGAAAAATCTATCTTATTTCCCATTAATCATGAGCCATGGGCCAGCTATTAAATTAGCAGCCAAGATTAGTGAGTTACTTGGGGAGGACTATCAAACCTTCTTTTCAAACAGTGGCTCGGAGGCAAATGAAACAGCCTTTAAAATCGCGAGACAATACCATAAACAAACAGGTAATCCGGAGAAATTTAAGTTTATTTCACGGTACCGGGGTTATCATGGTTCCACTCTCGGTGCACTGAGTGCGACGGCACAGGCAAATCGGCGTGTGAAATACGATCCGGGTGTTCCAGGATTTCTGCATGTCTATCCACCGTACAGCTATCGATCCATTTTTGGCGGTGAGCCTGAGGAATCTGATTTAAAGGCAGCTCAATTGCTTGAAGAAATGATTAACTGGGAAGGCGAAGAAACGGTAGCTGCATTTATTATGGAACCGTTCATTTCCGGTGGGGGTGTGATTATTCCATCCATGAAGTACATCCAACGGGTCGCCGAGATTTGTAAAAAACACAATGTACTGCTGATCATGGATGAAGTTGTTTCCGGTTATGGGCGGACAGGAGAAATATTTGGTTTCAAGCATGCAGAAGGGGTTCAACCCGATATTGTTACAATGGCTAAAGGACTAACAAGTGGTTATTTACCACTTGGTGCAACAGCGGTTAAATCAGAAATTTACGATGCATTTAAAGATGCGGGAAAAGATAACCATTTCCGTCACGTATCCACGTATGGTGGTCACCCCGCGGCGTGCGCAGTTGCCCTCAAAAATATTGAAATTATTGAGCGCGATAACATTGTTGACAGGGTACGGAAACTTGGAAAATCCAAGTTGGGAGAGCTTCACCAATTAATCGATCATGAGAATGTCGGAGAAGTAAGGCAGGTTGGTTTCTTGCTTGGGCTTGAAATGGTAACAGATAAACAATCGAAAGTACCGCTGGACGATGCAAAGATGGGGGAAATAATCGGCAAGTGTAAAGAAAAAGGGCTGATTATCGGCAGGAACGGTGACACGGTTCCGGGGCAAAATAACGTGATTATTGTTGCGCCACCGTTAACTAGTACAGAAGACGATCTGGATTTTCTTGTCGAAACAGTACAATCAGTCATTGGCGGTCTGTAG
- the ald gene encoding alanine dehydrogenase codes for MIIGVPREIKNNERRVALTPSGVTAFTKAGHKVLIENLAGNESGFRNEDYTAYGAEIVATAEEAWSADMVMKVKEPQSEEYGFFREGLILFTYLHLAAEPELTKELVEKKVTAIAYETIQDSDGSLPLLAPMSEVAGRMAVQIGAQYLENVTGGKGILLGGVPGVQPGNVVIIGGGAVGTNAAKMALGLRANVTIIDISAKRLRELEDLFGGAVTTLMSNPLNIQEAVKQADLLIGAVLIPGAKAPQLVSEEMVEAMMPGSVIIDVAVDQGGSIETIDRITTHDNPVYLKHGVLHYAVANMPGAVARTSTLSLTNNTSQFGVFLASKGLEKAVELNEALAKGVNTHAGSVTYEKVASTHNMAYTPLLTSLRNPVSTY; via the coding sequence ATGATAATTGGGGTTCCTCGGGAGATTAAAAACAATGAACGAAGGGTAGCGCTTACACCATCGGGGGTAACAGCATTTACAAAGGCTGGTCATAAAGTTTTGATCGAAAACTTAGCTGGAAATGAAAGCGGTTTCCGCAATGAAGACTATACAGCTTACGGCGCTGAGATTGTAGCTACAGCAGAAGAGGCCTGGTCAGCTGATATGGTAATGAAAGTAAAGGAACCACAATCAGAGGAATATGGCTTTTTTCGTGAAGGATTGATCTTGTTTACTTATTTACATCTCGCTGCAGAGCCTGAATTAACAAAAGAGCTTGTGGAGAAAAAAGTAACTGCCATTGCTTACGAAACAATTCAGGATAGTGATGGATCATTGCCGCTTCTTGCACCAATGAGTGAAGTTGCGGGGCGTATGGCCGTGCAGATCGGTGCTCAATATTTGGAGAACGTAACAGGTGGCAAGGGTATCTTGTTAGGGGGCGTTCCAGGAGTTCAACCAGGAAATGTGGTCATAATTGGCGGTGGCGCTGTCGGAACCAATGCAGCAAAAATGGCCTTAGGTCTCCGTGCGAATGTAACTATTATTGATATTAGTGCAAAACGACTGCGGGAACTGGAAGATTTATTTGGTGGAGCCGTTACAACGTTAATGTCGAATCCACTCAATATTCAAGAGGCAGTAAAACAGGCGGATCTATTAATTGGTGCAGTTTTGATACCTGGTGCAAAGGCACCGCAGCTTGTCAGTGAGGAGATGGTAGAAGCAATGATGCCGGGGTCGGTCATTATTGATGTGGCTGTTGACCAAGGTGGATCGATTGAAACAATTGACCGAATAACAACGCATGATAATCCTGTTTATCTGAAACACGGAGTCCTTCATTATGCGGTTGCAAATATGCCCGGTGCAGTTGCACGCACCTCAACATTATCATTAACCAACAACACGAGTCAGTTCGGGGTTTTCCTTGCCAGTAAAGGGCTGGAAAAGGCGGTTGAGTTGAATGAAGCGTTAGCAAAAGGCGTGAACACTCATGCTGGATCGGTTACGTATGAAAAAGTTGCCAGCACTCACAACATGGCTTACACACCTCTGTTAACTAGTTTGCGTAATCCGGTTTCTACGTATTAG
- the xsc gene encoding sulfoacetaldehyde acetyltransferase — MAKQQTEVREATMKKVKMTPSEAIVETLVAENIEEVYGIVGSAFMDMLDLFPAAGIRFLPVRHEQSAGHMADAYTRVSGTAGVIIGQNGPGITNMVTSVAAANQAHTPMVVISPSAGTPTIGWDGFQEANQVSIFEDITKETVRVTHKSRVADCLRTAFRIAYAERGPVLFDIPRDLFYGELEDQILQPHQYRVDARGSGDPESIERAVGLLKDAEYPVIISGRGAVDSDGVDTVGKIAEHLTAPVAVSYMHNDAFPADHPLSVGPIGYMGSKAAMHTLKKADVVLAIGTRLSVFGTLPCYDIDYFPKNAKIIQVDINPRQIGRTHPVEVGLIGDAKATTDEIYKQLQAAVPSPGNKQSRLEEVSKLKEDWEQELVDLAMEDGNPINPRRALLELTKALPENTIISSDIGNVSSTANAYLKFNQTRRHIAALTFGNTGFAYPAALGAQLAEPNSPVAAIIGDGAWGMSLHEVSTAVEQNIPVIACVFNNKSWAAEKKNQVDYYDNRFIGSDIEAPDFAEVAKSMGALGYTIDKPEDIAPVVKEVLAKRKPAVLNIYVDGTQLAPPFRRDALKMPTRLLDKYKHLDHGVWGK, encoded by the coding sequence ATGGCAAAGCAGCAAACAGAAGTACGGGAAGCAACAATGAAAAAGGTGAAAATGACACCAAGTGAAGCAATTGTAGAAACTTTAGTCGCAGAAAATATAGAAGAGGTCTATGGTATTGTCGGCTCTGCCTTTATGGATATGCTCGATTTATTTCCGGCAGCTGGAATCCGCTTCTTACCGGTACGGCATGAACAAAGTGCGGGACATATGGCCGATGCCTATACAAGGGTTTCTGGTACAGCCGGTGTAATTATTGGGCAAAATGGTCCGGGAATTACAAACATGGTGACCTCCGTTGCGGCAGCAAATCAGGCACATACGCCGATGGTTGTAATCTCACCATCAGCAGGTACACCGACAATCGGATGGGATGGTTTCCAGGAAGCAAATCAGGTTTCTATTTTTGAAGACATTACCAAAGAAACAGTACGTGTGACACATAAAAGCCGAGTAGCGGATTGCCTGCGAACAGCTTTCCGTATCGCATATGCGGAGCGCGGACCTGTATTGTTCGATATTCCACGAGACTTATTTTACGGGGAGCTAGAAGATCAAATCCTGCAACCTCACCAGTACCGTGTTGATGCTAGAGGAAGCGGTGATCCGGAATCAATAGAGCGAGCAGTCGGATTGCTAAAAGATGCGGAGTACCCTGTTATCATTTCGGGACGCGGTGCAGTTGATTCAGACGGTGTTGATACGGTTGGCAAAATAGCGGAACATTTAACCGCCCCTGTTGCTGTATCCTATATGCATAATGATGCTTTCCCAGCAGATCATCCGTTATCAGTTGGCCCAATCGGCTACATGGGTTCCAAGGCAGCAATGCACACGCTAAAAAAAGCAGACGTCGTGCTGGCAATTGGCACACGGTTATCCGTTTTTGGCACATTGCCATGTTACGATATTGATTATTTTCCGAAAAATGCTAAAATCATCCAGGTGGACATTAACCCTCGTCAAATTGGGCGGACACATCCGGTTGAAGTGGGACTAATTGGTGATGCAAAAGCAACGACAGATGAAATCTATAAGCAATTGCAAGCAGCAGTACCTTCCCCAGGTAACAAGCAAAGTCGTCTGGAAGAGGTAAGTAAATTGAAAGAAGACTGGGAACAGGAACTGGTAGACTTGGCAATGGAGGATGGAAATCCAATTAACCCGCGTCGTGCGTTGCTGGAACTAACGAAGGCATTACCAGAGAACACGATTATTTCATCCGATATTGGTAATGTTTCATCGACTGCAAATGCTTACTTGAAGTTTAATCAGACACGCCGCCATATCGCTGCATTAACATTTGGGAACACTGGGTTCGCATACCCAGCAGCATTAGGTGCTCAATTAGCGGAACCGAATTCACCTGTCGCAGCAATCATTGGTGATGGTGCGTGGGGCATGAGTCTGCATGAAGTAAGTACCGCTGTTGAACAAAACATCCCTGTCATTGCTTGTGTATTCAACAATAAATCATGGGCTGCGGAGAAGAAAAATCAGGTAGATTATTATGACAATCGGTTCATCGGTTCTGATATTGAGGCTCCAGATTTTGCTGAGGTAGCCAAGTCGATGGGTGCACTTGGCTATACGATTGATAAACCGGAAGATATTGCCCCGGTTGTAAAGGAAGTTTTGGCAAAGCGCAAGCCGGCAGTCCTTAATATCTATGTAGATGGTACGCAGCTTGCACCACCATTCAGGAGAGATGCATTAAAAATGCCTACACGACTATTGGATAAATACAAACACCTTGATC
- a CDS encoding CoxG family protein: MPNGIYQLELDIPIKNVWFFVSDMNNWAPLVPGYMEHTILNARQSTWDFKGDIGFMQKKVSLQIDITKWQKPTTVTFDLKGLNENFKGDGYFRAEAITSGKTRMTGYMNINAKGMMGPMINSFLKSFVPKTTKELTEAVGEKVNEIEVIAT, from the coding sequence ATGCCAAATGGGATTTATCAACTGGAATTGGATATTCCAATTAAAAACGTCTGGTTTTTTGTTAGTGATATGAATAATTGGGCACCACTTGTTCCAGGATACATGGAACACACAATTTTAAATGCGCGGCAATCGACGTGGGATTTCAAGGGAGATATCGGATTCATGCAAAAAAAGGTCAGTCTGCAAATAGACATTACGAAATGGCAGAAACCAACAACGGTAACTTTTGATTTAAAAGGGTTAAATGAAAATTTTAAAGGGGATGGCTATTTCAGGGCAGAGGCTATTACCAGCGGAAAAACAAGAATGACCGGCTATATGAATATCAACGCAAAGGGTATGATGGGGCCAATGATTAACTCCTTCCTAAAGTCCTTCGTTCCAAAAACCACCAAGGAATTAACCGAAGCTGTTGGTGAAAAGGTGAATGAAATTGAAGTTATTGCTACATAA